In Mycolicibacterium lutetiense, the sequence AATCGCCGAACATTGCCGACGGCGTCCGCCAGGTTGGTCAGGGCGCCGTCCAGGTCGGAGCGGCTCCCATCGACAACACTGGTGACGTTGGCGAGCTGCCCTTGGAATTCCACGATCTGGGCGTTGCTGTCCCGCAGCGCCGTCACGAAGACCTGCAGGTTCTTGATGATGCCGACGACATCGCCGCTCCCCTGGCCCAGAATCTTTGCCACATCGGACAATTGACTGATCGCCTCGTGCAACTTCTCGCCGTTGCCGTTCATGGCCGCGGCGGCGCTGTCGACAAAGCGGCTCAGTGAGGTGGCCGACGCCCCGTTGATCGGTCCCAGGTCGGACGCCAACCGCATCAGCTGGTCCTTGACCTGGTCCCACTCGACGGGCACGGCGGTGCGCTCCACCCCGATCTGCGTACCGTCGGCCATCGTCGGACCGACGTCTTCATAGGCCGGCGTCAGCTGGACGTACCGGGCGGCAACCAGGTTCTGCGCCATCAGGATCGCTTTGGCGTCGGCCGGGATCTTGACGTTGTGATCGACGGCGAGGGTGATCCGGGCCTGCCCACCGGTCGGTTCGATACTCGTGATCGAGCCGACCTTGACCCCGGCAACGCGAACCTCGTCGCCGGGGTAGATCGCGGTGGCGGAGGTGAAGTACGCGGTGATGGTGGTCGGCTTGAAGACGGTCTGCCGCACGATCACCGCCGTGCCGGCCACGGCCAGCGCGACGAGCAGCACCAGCACGGTGCGGCTGATCCGCTTCCGGTTACGGGCGATCATCGACTTCCTCCAGGAATGCCGTTGTGGGGCCAGGGGAATTCAGCTCGGGGACCGGCATTGTCCGGTGGTTGTCCGGCGTTGGTGCCGCGCCGGAAGCCGAACGCGTAGTCGAGGAACGGCTGGATGGTCTGCGCCGGGTTGAGGTTCGCGACGAAGGCGTTGTAGTAGAAGCCGTTGTTCACCGATTCGCCCTGGGTGACTTGGTACTTGGCGAGACCTGCCAGGGCGCCTGCGACGTTGTCGCGGTTCTTCTCCAGCATCGCCGTCACCGAGTTGAGCTGCTTCAGGGTGGGGGCGAGCTCTTCCTCGTTGTCGTGGACGAGTCCGGAGAGTTGCTGGGCCAGCCCCGAGGTGTTGGCCAGCAGGTTGACGATCGCATACCGGCGTTGGTCGAGCACCCCGGTCAACGCGTTCGCGTCCAGCAGCAGCGTATTGACCTGCTCGCTGCGCTTCGACAGGATGCCGGTCACGTCGGCCGCACTCTTGAGCAGGTTGGACAGCGATTCGTTGCGGCTGTTCAGCGTCTCCGACAAGCGGGACAGCCCCTCGAACGTCGGCCCCAACTGCGGTGCCATCCGGTCGATGGTGTCCGACAACGTATCCAGGGACTGCGTGAGCGCGGCGGTATCGGTGCCGGCGGTGTTGTTGGTGAAGTCGCCGACTGCGTTGGTCAACGAATACGGTGACGCCGTCCTGGTGAGGGGGATGGTGTCCGAGGAACGCATGGTGCCTGCGCCGGCCGGTTCCAGGGTCAGCATGCGGGCACCGAGCATCGTCCCGGTCCGGATGTGCGCGGTGGTGTCGGAGCCGAGCCGGACCGTGCTGTCCAGGGTGAAGGTCACCAGCGCCTTGCCGTGGCTCAGGCTGACATCGGTGACGAGGCCCTTCGTGACCCCGGAGATCTTGACGTCGTTACCGGTGGTGAGCCCGCCGGCCTCGGCGAACACAGCGTGGTATTTGACGGACGTCGCCCACGACCACAACGCCTGCGGCTGAAGCCCGACCGCGATGACCATCGCGATCAGCAAGATGCCGATGAGTCCGCTCCGGATGAGGTGTGATCCACGGTATTTCAGCATCAGGGCTCCCCACAGCGTCCGGAGTTCTGGATGATCCACGGGAAGTACGCGGTCCGCCCCTGCAGGTCGGTGACGCGGACGTTCATCCCACACACGTACTGATTGATGAAGCTGCCGTATGCGCCCAACCGGACCAGCTTGCGGTAGTTCTTCGGCGCGTTCTGCAATGACAGGTCCAGACGCGCGATGTCGTCGGAGTTCGAGAGCAGCGGCGCCAGGCGGGTGAGCTGATCGACCGTGCCCGACAGCGGCGGTCGGGCCTGCGTCATCAGGTCCGCCAGGGATGCGGTGCCGTTGTCGAGGGCCGTGATGGCCTCCCCGATGGGATCGCGTTCCTGAGACAGACCGGTGATGAGCTGTTGGAGCTGATCGACAGCGCCGGAGAACTTGTCGCCATCTTTGGCAACGGTGGCCACGGCGGTTTTCAGATTGTCGATCAGTTGCTGCACGGTCTGCCCGTTGTCGGCCAGCGCCTGGGTGAACGAAGTCGTATGCGCCATCATTGATTCCACCGTGCCGCCCTGGCCCTGCAGGATCTGGATCAGCGAGTTCGTCAACGCGTTGACGTTCTGGGCGTTCAGACCCTGGATCACGGGTTTGAGACCACCGAGCAGAAGGTCGAGGTCCAGCGCCGGCTCGGTGCGCTCGAGCGGGATCTGTGAACCCGCCGGCTGGATCTTGGTCGAACCAGGGCCTTCCAGCAGCTCCAGATAGCGGTTGCCGACCAGGTCCAGATAGCGCACCGCGATCTTGGTGGCGGTCGTCATGACCACTTCGCGGTCCGCGTCGAAGCGCACCAGCACGGTGTTGTCAGGTTGTAGCGCAACCTCATTGACCGTGCCGATGCGAATCCCTGCTACCCGCACCGAATCACCGGACTTCAGGCTGGACGCGTCGGTGAACAGGGCTGAATAGCCGGTCGTCGACCCGGTGCGGTACTGGCCCATGATCGCGAACAGTGCTCCGGTCAGGAGCAGCATCGTCACTCCGAACACGCCGAACTTCAGGGCGGTCCCCCGGCTGCGCGTCATCCCGGTTGTCCTATCTGGGTGGTGTTACGTGGCGGGCCGTCGATGGGGCCGTACAGCGCCTGCTTGAGGCCGTCGGAGTTCAGCAGGATCCCCTGATTGCCGTACTGCGCAGGGTTGGCATCGATGTCGGTCACGATGAACGGCGGCCGCTGCTCGAATCCGACCTCAGGCAGGCCCTGGCACTGCGGGCCGCCGCTGGCGGCCACCTTCGGCAGGTTGCCCGGGTAGCGGTAGCGTTCGGTGCCCAAGAGGAACGAGTCCAGCAGCATGACGCCGGGCAACGGTGTCGGCGGCCCGAGTGCCAGCGGCTCCAAGCCCTTGAGCGCACAGGTGAGCGCCGGGTTGTACTGGTTGAGCAGATTCGTCGTCGGCACCAGCAGTCGCATCGCGTCGGTCACCCCGGCGCTGTTGGACGCGATCACCTCGTTGCCGACGTCGGCCAGCCCGATCGCGCTGATCAGCAACGCGTCCAGATCATTTCGGTGATCGACGAGCGTGTCGCTGAGTTGCGTCGCGCTACGCACTGTGTCCATCAGATGCGGTCCGGCGTCGGCGTAGGCCTTGAACACCTGGGGCGCGACGGCCATCTCGTGGCTCATCGTCGGGAGGCTGGGGGCGATCTTGGCCAGCAAGGCGTCCAGGTCGACCAGGGTCTGACCGAGCTTGTCGCCTCGACCGTCGACGGCCTGGGCCATCGCGCCCAGTGTCTCGTTCAGCTTTTCCGGTTGGATCTGTGCCAGCACCGAAACCAGCTGCTCGAACACCGTGTTGATCTCGACGGTGGTATGCGACGCGTCGAGCACCTGACCGGCGTACATCGATTTCTGCGAAGGATCCGGCGGCGGGACCAGCTGGACGAACTTGGCGCCGAACACGGTGCTGGAGGCGATCTCCACCCCGGTGTTGGCCGGGATCAGTTGCAGGTCAGCAGGGTTCATCTCCAACCGGAGAGCTGCCTGCCCGTCCGGCAGCGTCTCGATGGCGGCGACCTTGCCGACCTGCGCACCGTGCAGTTTGACCTTGGCGTCGGCGTTCATCACCAGACCGGCCCGCGGAGAGATCACGGTCACCGACGCGGTGGGCGCCACCCCACCGCGGAACAGCACGATGGCACCGATGACGATCGCGGCGATCACCACGACCGTCGCCAGTCCGCTCAGTTGACGTACAGCGTCACGCGACATCAGATGCCTTCTCTAGCCGGAGAGGTTGAAGTTGCCGTTGGAGCCGTAAACGGCCAGCGAGATCAGCAGGGTGATCGAGACGACGACGATCAGCGACGTCCGGACCGCGTTGCCGACCGCGACGCCCACGCCGGCCGGGCCGCCGGTGGCGAAGAAGCCGTAGTAGGTGTGCACCAACAGGATCGCCAACGCCATCAGCAGCGCCTGCAGGAACGACCAGAGCAGGTCGATCGGGTTGAGGAACGTGCTGAAGTAGTGGTCGTACAGACCACCGGACTGCCCGAGCAGCACGACGGTGGTGAACTGACTGGCCAGGAACGACAGGATCACCGCGATCGAGTACAGCGGGGTGATCGCGATCATTCCGGCCACGATGCGGGTGGATACCAGATACTCGACGGGCCGGATGGCCATCGATTCCAGCGCGTCGACCTCTTCGTTGATCCGCATTGCGCCGAGCTGCGCGGTGACACCGGCACCGAAGGTGGCGGCCAGACCGATACCGGCGACGATGGGCGCCGAGATCCGGACGTTGATGAACGCGGCGAGGAATCCGGTGAGGGCCTCGATACCGATATTGCCCAGTGAGCTGTAGCCCTGGATGGCCAGGACCCCACCGGTGGCCAGGGTGAGGAACCCGACGATCACGACGGTTCCGCCGATCATCGCCAATGTGCCTGCACCCATGCTGATCTCGGCGATCAGCCGGATCACTTCCTTGCGGTAGTGCGCGGCCGCGTGCGGTATTCCGGCGAGCGCCCGGCCGTAGAACAGGACGTGGTCGCCGATGCCGCCCAGCGCCGCCCCGGGCCGCCGCACCGCCCGGGACAGTCGCGGGTACGCCGTCTGAAGTACTGCCGTGGACCCCGTCATCGCGTCGTCATCTGGATGCCGATGGCGGTGACCACCACGTTGACCACGAACAAGGCCATGAAGGCGTAGACCACCGTTTCGTTGACCGCGTTGCCCACCGCTTTGGCTCCGCCACCGGAGACGGTCAGACCGCGGTAGCAGGCGACCAGCCCGGCGATCAGCCCGAACAATGCCGCCTTGACGCAGGAGATGATGACCTCCGGAATGCCGGTGAGCAGGGTGATACCGGCCGCGAACGCGCCGGGGTTGACGTCTTGGACGAACACCGAGAACAGGTATCCGCCAAGGATTCCGATGATCACCACGACGCTGTTGAGCAGTAAGGCGACCAGCCCTGACGCGAGCATTCTGGGCGTCACCAGACGCTGAATCGGATTGATGCCCAGCACCTCCATGGCGTCGATCTCTTCACGGACGGTGCGCGATCCCAGATCGGCGCACATCGCGGTGGCCCCGGCGCCGGCCACGATCAACACCGTCACCATGGGTCCGACCTGGGTGACGGCACCGAAGGCCGCGCCCGCCCCGGAGAGATCGGCCGCCCCCAGTTCACGAAGGAGGATGTTCAAGGTGAACGAGACCAGGACGGTGAACGGAATCGCCACCAAGAGCGTCGGTGCCATGGAAACCCTTGCCACGAACCATGACTGGTCGAGGAACTCGCGCCATTGAAATGGCCTGCGCACCGCGAATCTGGCGGCGTCCACCGACATGGCGAACAACCCACCCACCCCCTCGAGTGGGCCGGCGAGCTGTCGCTGCAGCATCGGATTCTCCGTTTCTGTGGATCGACCTTCCGACGGTTCGTCCGACCGGACCACTCGTCTCGACCGGGAACAATCGCAGTTCTTCATCCGGCCGGACATGCCTCGTCCCGCCCATCGGGAGACGGGAGGCGTGCGCAACAAATTTCACTCACTGAGACACCGCCCACATCCCGGCTCGATGCGGTACACCATC encodes:
- a CDS encoding MCE family protein; the protein is MIARNRKRISRTVLVLLVALAVAGTAVIVRQTVFKPTTITAYFTSATAIYPGDEVRVAGVKVGSITSIEPTGGQARITLAVDHNVKIPADAKAILMAQNLVAARYVQLTPAYEDVGPTMADGTQIGVERTAVPVEWDQVKDQLMRLASDLGPINGASATSLSRFVDSAAAAMNGNGEKLHEAISQLSDVAKILGQGSGDVVGIIKNLQVFVTALRDSNAQIVEFQGQLANVTSVVDGSRSDLDGALTNLADAVGNVRRFVAGSRDQTAEQLERLNNVTQNLVDNKTKLENVLHVAPNAIANGYNIYNPDSGTAVGAFALANFSDPLSVVCSAIGAIKNATAAESSKLCAQYLGPALSLLNFNHMPMPFNAYLKKSPSPESLVYTDPNLAPGGAGGRPQPYADLPPAVSAYTGAGDVAPPAGWGAPPGPPGSYAPDGLPANTSPAAYPGSPIVADVPVSAPKTVRDMLLPAEAAPVPALPAPGGTP
- a CDS encoding MCE family protein codes for the protein MLKYRGSHLIRSGLIGILLIAMVIAVGLQPQALWSWATSVKYHAVFAEAGGLTTGNDVKISGVTKGLVTDVSLSHGKALVTFTLDSTVRLGSDTTAHIRTGTMLGARMLTLEPAGAGTMRSSDTIPLTRTASPYSLTNAVGDFTNNTAGTDTAALTQSLDTLSDTIDRMAPQLGPTFEGLSRLSETLNSRNESLSNLLKSAADVTGILSKRSEQVNTLLLDANALTGVLDQRRYAIVNLLANTSGLAQQLSGLVHDNEEELAPTLKQLNSVTAMLEKNRDNVAGALAGLAKYQVTQGESVNNGFYYNAFVANLNPAQTIQPFLDYAFGFRRGTNAGQPPDNAGPRAEFPWPHNGIPGGSR
- a CDS encoding MCE family protein: MTRSRGTALKFGVFGVTMLLLTGALFAIMGQYRTGSTTGYSALFTDASSLKSGDSVRVAGIRIGTVNEVALQPDNTVLVRFDADREVVMTTATKIAVRYLDLVGNRYLELLEGPGSTKIQPAGSQIPLERTEPALDLDLLLGGLKPVIQGLNAQNVNALTNSLIQILQGQGGTVESMMAHTTSFTQALADNGQTVQQLIDNLKTAVATVAKDGDKFSGAVDQLQQLITGLSQERDPIGEAITALDNGTASLADLMTQARPPLSGTVDQLTRLAPLLSNSDDIARLDLSLQNAPKNYRKLVRLGAYGSFINQYVCGMNVRVTDLQGRTAYFPWIIQNSGRCGEP
- a CDS encoding MCE family protein, with protein sequence MSRDAVRQLSGLATVVVIAAIVIGAIVLFRGGVAPTASVTVISPRAGLVMNADAKVKLHGAQVGKVAAIETLPDGQAALRLEMNPADLQLIPANTGVEIASSTVFGAKFVQLVPPPDPSQKSMYAGQVLDASHTTVEINTVFEQLVSVLAQIQPEKLNETLGAMAQAVDGRGDKLGQTLVDLDALLAKIAPSLPTMSHEMAVAPQVFKAYADAGPHLMDTVRSATQLSDTLVDHRNDLDALLISAIGLADVGNEVIASNSAGVTDAMRLLVPTTNLLNQYNPALTCALKGLEPLALGPPTPLPGVMLLDSFLLGTERYRYPGNLPKVAASGGPQCQGLPEVGFEQRPPFIVTDIDANPAQYGNQGILLNSDGLKQALYGPIDGPPRNTTQIGQPG
- a CDS encoding MlaE family ABC transporter permease yields the protein MTGSTAVLQTAYPRLSRAVRRPGAALGGIGDHVLFYGRALAGIPHAAAHYRKEVIRLIAEISMGAGTLAMIGGTVVIVGFLTLATGGVLAIQGYSSLGNIGIEALTGFLAAFINVRISAPIVAGIGLAATFGAGVTAQLGAMRINEEVDALESMAIRPVEYLVSTRIVAGMIAITPLYSIAVILSFLASQFTTVVLLGQSGGLYDHYFSTFLNPIDLLWSFLQALLMALAILLVHTYYGFFATGGPAGVGVAVGNAVRTSLIVVVSITLLISLAVYGSNGNFNLSG
- a CDS encoding MlaE family ABC transporter permease — encoded protein: MLQRQLAGPLEGVGGLFAMSVDAARFAVRRPFQWREFLDQSWFVARVSMAPTLLVAIPFTVLVSFTLNILLRELGAADLSGAGAAFGAVTQVGPMVTVLIVAGAGATAMCADLGSRTVREEIDAMEVLGINPIQRLVTPRMLASGLVALLLNSVVVIIGILGGYLFSVFVQDVNPGAFAAGITLLTGIPEVIISCVKAALFGLIAGLVACYRGLTVSGGGAKAVGNAVNETVVYAFMALFVVNVVVTAIGIQMTTR